One window from the genome of Bacillus rossius redtenbacheri isolate Brsri chromosome 12, Brsri_v3, whole genome shotgun sequence encodes:
- the LOC134537660 gene encoding death domain-containing protein CRADD-like isoform X2, which translates to MDATHVAKLRAVGHDLRSQLIFEHIATLLLQEELLSREEYQRVSGKVTDPERIDALLELLPSKGPDSFDKFVYVLAQDYRWLADRLRAAQPERLDSGTRPAVPNITSLNKVVTPEMMAAVRENHRVVRSWTTLAHALGMSCKVHGIRTKVLVYGEDLELCVVYLLQEWVGSAAGEATLSSLLDALRREHYNDVADELEAKFA; encoded by the exons ATGGACGCCACGCACGTCGCCAAGCTGCGGGCGGTGGGGCACGACCTCCGGAGCCAGCTGATCTTCGAGCACATCGCGACGCTGCTGCTGCAGGAGGAGCTGCTCAGCCGGGAGGAGTACCAGCGCGTCTCCGGCAAGGTGACCGACCCGGAGAGGATCGACGCGCTGCTGGAGCTGCTGCCGTCCAAGGGCCCCGACAGCTTCGACAAGTTTGTGTACGTGCTGGCGCAGGACTACCGCTGGCTGGCCGACAGGTTGCGGGCGGCCCAGCCGGAGCGGCTGGACAGTGGCACTCGGCCTGCGGTGCCCAACATCACCAGCTTAAATAAAG TGGTGACCCCGGAGATGATGGCCGCGGTGCGGGAGAACCACCGGGTGGTGAGGAGCTGGACCACGCTGGCCCACGCCCTGGGCATGTCGTGCAAGGTGCACGGCATCCGCACCAAGGTGCTGGTGTACGGGGAGGACCTGGAGCTGTGCGTGGTGTACCTGCTGCAGGAGTGGGTGGGCAGCGCTGCCGGCGAGGCCACCCTCAGCAGCCTGCTAGACGCCCTCCGGCGCGAGCACTACAACGACGTGGCAG ACGAGTTGGAAGCCAAATTTGCATAA
- the LOC134537660 gene encoding death domain-containing protein CRADD-like isoform X1: MDATHVAKLRAVGHDLRSQLIFEHIATLLLQEELLSREEYQRVSGKVTDPERIDALLELLPSKGPDSFDKFVYVLAQDYRWLADRLRAAQPERLDSGTRPAVPNITSLNKVVTPEMMAAVRENHRVVRSWTTLAHALGMSCKVHGIRTKVLVYGEDLELCVVYLLQEWVGSAAGEATLSSLLDALRREHYNDVAGPFPLRGGGEPGGILELSDVFFLENQEIVREMHVKGSTYLGNINITDGCLLMEKWMSSSGAIFCY, translated from the exons ATGGACGCCACGCACGTCGCCAAGCTGCGGGCGGTGGGGCACGACCTCCGGAGCCAGCTGATCTTCGAGCACATCGCGACGCTGCTGCTGCAGGAGGAGCTGCTCAGCCGGGAGGAGTACCAGCGCGTCTCCGGCAAGGTGACCGACCCGGAGAGGATCGACGCGCTGCTGGAGCTGCTGCCGTCCAAGGGCCCCGACAGCTTCGACAAGTTTGTGTACGTGCTGGCGCAGGACTACCGCTGGCTGGCCGACAGGTTGCGGGCGGCCCAGCCGGAGCGGCTGGACAGTGGCACTCGGCCTGCGGTGCCCAACATCACCAGCTTAAATAAAG TGGTGACCCCGGAGATGATGGCCGCGGTGCGGGAGAACCACCGGGTGGTGAGGAGCTGGACCACGCTGGCCCACGCCCTGGGCATGTCGTGCAAGGTGCACGGCATCCGCACCAAGGTGCTGGTGTACGGGGAGGACCTGGAGCTGTGCGTGGTGTACCTGCTGCAGGAGTGGGTGGGCAGCGCTGCCGGCGAGGCCACCCTCAGCAGCCTGCTAGACGCCCTCCGGCGCGAGCACTACAACGACGTGGCAGGTCCGTTCCCCCTCCGCGGCGGGGGCGAACCAGGGGGAATCCTGGAACtgtcagatgttttttttttggaaaatcagGAGATAGTCAGGGAAATGCATGTTAAGGGCTCCACCTATCTGGGCAATATCAATATAACAGATGGGTGTCTGTTAATGGAAAAATGGATGAGTAGTTCGGGTgccatattttgttattaa